ATTCCGACGGCGATGCTGCCGGAAGTTCACAATTCGAGCGAAATATACGGTACGATGAACATTCAAGGCAAAGAAGTTCCGCTGGCGGGCATCGCCGGAGACCAGCAGGCAGCGCTGTTCGGCCAAACGTGTTTCGAGCCGGGCGACGTAAAAAATACGTACGGAACCGGCTGCTTTTTGCTCATGAACACCGGCGACACGGTGTGCCGCAGCAAAAACGGGCTGCTTTCCACGATTGCCGTGGGACTGAACGGTTCGGTGCAATACGCGCTTGAAGGCAGCGTATTCGTCGGCGGCGCGGTTATCCAGTGGGTGCGCGACGAACTGCGGCTCATAACGGAAGCCTGTGACGCCGAATATTACGCGCGAAAAGTGCCGGATTCCGGCGGCGTGTATTTGGTGCCCGCCTTTACGGGGCTGGGCGCACCGTATTGGGACATGTACGCGCGCGGTTGCCTGATCGGGCTGACGCGCGGCACCAAACGCGAACATATCATCCGCGCCGCGCAGGAATCGATTGCGTATCAGACTTTCGATTTGGTGCGTGCGATGGAAAAAGATACCGCGCTTCGGTTGGGAACGCTCAACGTCGACGGCGGTGCGACGCGCGATAAATTCCTGATGCAGTTTCAGGCGGACATTTTGGGAACACCGGTGCAGCGGCCGCTCGTCCGTGAAACCACCGCGCTGGGAGCGGCGTTCCTTGCGGGATTGGCAACGGGATTCTGGCACGATACGGATGAAATACGGCAGCTGCGTCTTTTGGACAATCGGTATCTGCCGCAACTGCCGCCGGAACGGCGCGCGTCGCTGCTGGACGGCTGGCATAAAGCGGTCGGGCGCAGCCTCGGCTGGGCGGAACCGGAAGCGTAATCGCCGCTCGGCGGTTATACTCACGCGGTTACGTTTTCTCAGTTGCGTTTCCGCGGAAAATTCCATGCCGTTCCTGCTGCGTTTTTTTTGCAAGAAAATAACGCGTACCGGTTGACTTTTTTATTACAAAAGTATATAAAGTAACAGTAAACATCAATGGCGATGTGAACGACGAAAACCGTTCACATCGCCTTTTTTTTTAATTCTTCCCGGCGCGTACCGGATGAGATGATAGGGGGCAATAAAATGAGTACAGTTCCTGAACTGTTCGGAAGCATGGTTTTCAATGAAACAGTCATGAAAGAACGGCTTCCCAAGGATACTTTCAAAGTATTGAAAAAAACGATGGACGAAGGCTCTCCGCTCGAGGAAGGCGTTGCGAACATCGTTGCAAACGCGATGAAAGACTGGGCCGTGGAAAAAGGAGCGACCCATTATACGCACTGGTTCCAGCCGATGACCGGCATTACGGCTGAAAAGCACGACAGTTTTATTTCTCCGCAGACGGACGGAACCGTTATCATGGAATTTTCCGGAAAAGAACTGATCAAGGGCGAACCCGACGGCTCCAGTTTTCCTTCCGGCGGTATCCGCGCAACGTGCGAAGCCCGCGGATATACGGCGTGGGATCCGACGTCTCCTGCTTTTATCAAGGACGGCTCGCTGTGCATTCCGACGGCGTTCTGTTCCTACGGCGGTGAAGCGCTGGACAAGAAAACGCCGCTTCTGCGCTCCATGGACGCGATCGACAAACAGGCCAAGCGCATCCTGAAACTGTTCGGTAAAACGGTAAAGCGCGTCTGCACGACCGTCGGCCCCGAACAAGAATATTTTCTGATCGACAAAACGCTGTGGGAACAGCGCAAGGATTTGATTTATACCGGCCGGACGCTGTTCGGCGCCAAACCGCCGAAAGGGCAGGAATTGGAAGATCACTACTTCGGAACGATCAAGCCGCGCATTTCCGCGTATATGAAAGAACTCGACGAAGAATTGTGGAAGCTGGGCATTCTTGCCAAGACGAAGCACAACGAGGTTGCGCCCGCGCAGCACGAAATGGCGCCCATTTTTACGACGACCAACATCGCCGCCGACGACAATCAGCTGACGATGGAAATGATGAAAAAGGTTGCCGCCCGGCACGGTTTGGTGTGTCTGCTGCATGAAAAACCGTTCGCCGGCGTGAACGGTTCGGGCAAACACAACAACTGGTCGCTTTCGACCGATAAGGGTGAAAACCTGCTCGAACCGGGCAGCACGCCTGAAGAAAACGCCCAGTTTTTGCTGATTCTGACCGCGATCATCAAAGGTATCGACGAATATCAGGATCTGCTGCGCGCGTCCGTCGCGACGGCCGGCAATGACCACCGTCTGGGTGCCAACGAAGCGCCGCCGGCGATCATTTCGATGTTTTTGGGAGACGAGCTGGACTCCATTCTGGAATCCATCCGCACCGGCAAACCGTACGACCGCAAGGCGAAGGAAGTGCTCCGCCTCGGCGTAGACGCGCTGCCCGCGTTTCCCAAAGACAATACGGACCGCAACAGAACGTCGCCGTTCGCGTTTACCGGCAACAAATTCGAGTTCCGCTCGCTCGGGTCGAGTCTGTCGATTTCATGCCCGAACATCATGCTGAATACGATTGTTGCCGAAGAATTTGCCCAGTTTGCCGATATTCTGGAAAAATCCAAGGATTTTACCAAAGATCTGAACGAACTGATCAAAAAGACGCTGAGCAAACACCACCGGATCATTTTTAACGGAAACGGCTATTCGGACGAGTGGGTGCGTGAGGCGGAAAAACGGGGGTTGCTGAATCTGAAAACGACGTCCGACGCAATGCCGTATTTTATCGCGCAGAAAAACATCGATATGTTCAAAAAGCACGGCGTCTATACGGGTACGGAAATGAAGGCACGCTACGAGATTCAAATGGAAGAATACGTAAAAGTGCTGAACATTGAAGCGCTGACCATGATCGAAATGACCCGGAAACAGATCGTTCCGGCGGTGTTCAAATATCTGCAATCGGTTTCCGCGACGGCAGCCGGTATCAAGGCGCTGGTTCCCGGAGCGGAATGCAGTGCCGAAGCCGGAATCGTTCAGACCGTTTCCGGACTGTGCGACGCGGCGGTAAAGAAAATCGCGGCGCTTGAAACGGCGATGCTGAACAGCAAGGAATGCGCGGATATCACCGCTGAAGCGAAGTTCTACACGGCGTCCGTTATTCCGGCTATGACGGAACTGCGTGCGGTTGCGGACGAGCTTGAAACGCTGGTCGGCGAAGACTATTGGCCTTTCCCGACGTACGGCGATCTGCTGTTCAGAGTCTGAGGCTGGTGCAGATATTGACGGAGCGTGCGGTCAACGGCTGACCGTGCGTTCAGCAGACAACTGCGCGTTCAGCAGACAACTGCGCGTTCAGCAGACAACTGCGCGTTCAGCGGTCAGCTGCGCGTTCAGCAGACAACTGCGCGTTTAGCAGACAACTGCGCGTTCGTGGGATTCATATTTAAACTGACGGATTTTAAGTCAAAATCCGTATCAGTCGGTTCGGGCTAAAACCGAATCGGCGTTAGGCACAACGGCGTGCACCTTTTTTGCGTATCGGACGCGGAAAGGGTGCGCGCCTTTTTTTATATTTTTTTGAAGGGGGCTTTTTATGGAAGCTGAATCGATTATCAAGGCTGCGTCGGAAGCTGCAGCCGGCGACATCTGGGGCGTTTGGTTCCTGATGGGAGCCGCACTCGTTTTCTTCATGCAGTGCGGTTTTGCAATGGTAGAAACCGGTTTTACCCGGGCAAAAAATGCCGGAAATATCATCATGAAAAACCTGATGGATTTCTGCATCGGAACCGTCATGTTTATCCTGATCGGTTTTACGCTGATGATGAGTGAAAATTATCTGTTTGGCTTTCTCGGAATGCCCAACTGGCAGATTTTCACCGATTACGCCAATTTTGAATGGTCGAGTTTCGTCTTCAACTTGGTGTTCTGTGCGACGTCCGCGACGATCGTCTCCGGCGCCATGGCGGAACGCACCAAGTTCAGCGCATACTGCATTTATTCGGCGGTTATCAGCGCGGTCGTGTATCCGATTGAAGCCGGCTGGGTGTGGAATTCGCAGGGCTGGCTGGCGCAGCTGGGATTTATCGATTTTGCCGGTTCCGCTGCGATTCACATGGTTG
This sequence is a window from Treponema brennaborense DSM 12168. Protein-coding genes within it:
- the glpK gene encoding glycerol kinase GlpK yields the protein MKRYVVALDQGTTSSRCIIFDREQRVVCQGQREFTQYYPKPGWVEQAPMEIYSCQYGVLMEVLAQSGIPVSQIAGIGITNQRETTIVWDRETGHPVYNAIVWQCRRTAKLCEELKKDAAFAAAVTDKTGLLVDAYFSATKIKWILDNVPGAREKARGGELLFGTVDTWLVWKLTEGRLHVTDYTNASRTMLYDINRLCWDEDICARLDIPTAMLPEVHNSSEIYGTMNIQGKEVPLAGIAGDQQAALFGQTCFEPGDVKNTYGTGCFLLMNTGDTVCRSKNGLLSTIAVGLNGSVQYALEGSVFVGGAVIQWVRDELRLITEACDAEYYARKVPDSGGVYLVPAFTGLGAPYWDMYARGCLIGLTRGTKREHIIRAAQESIAYQTFDLVRAMEKDTALRLGTLNVDGGATRDKFLMQFQADILGTPVQRPLVRETTALGAAFLAGLATGFWHDTDEIRQLRLLDNRYLPQLPPERRASLLDGWHKAVGRSLGWAEPEA
- a CDS encoding glutamine synthetase III, producing the protein MSTVPELFGSMVFNETVMKERLPKDTFKVLKKTMDEGSPLEEGVANIVANAMKDWAVEKGATHYTHWFQPMTGITAEKHDSFISPQTDGTVIMEFSGKELIKGEPDGSSFPSGGIRATCEARGYTAWDPTSPAFIKDGSLCIPTAFCSYGGEALDKKTPLLRSMDAIDKQAKRILKLFGKTVKRVCTTVGPEQEYFLIDKTLWEQRKDLIYTGRTLFGAKPPKGQELEDHYFGTIKPRISAYMKELDEELWKLGILAKTKHNEVAPAQHEMAPIFTTTNIAADDNQLTMEMMKKVAARHGLVCLLHEKPFAGVNGSGKHNNWSLSTDKGENLLEPGSTPEENAQFLLILTAIIKGIDEYQDLLRASVATAGNDHRLGANEAPPAIISMFLGDELDSILESIRTGKPYDRKAKEVLRLGVDALPAFPKDNTDRNRTSPFAFTGNKFEFRSLGSSLSISCPNIMLNTIVAEEFAQFADILEKSKDFTKDLNELIKKTLSKHHRIIFNGNGYSDEWVREAEKRGLLNLKTTSDAMPYFIAQKNIDMFKKHGVYTGTEMKARYEIQMEEYVKVLNIEALTMIEMTRKQIVPAVFKYLQSVSATAAGIKALVPGAECSAEAGIVQTVSGLCDAAVKKIAALETAMLNSKECADITAEAKFYTASVIPAMTELRAVADELETLVGEDYWPFPTYGDLLFRV